The stretch of DNA TGgagtctgattggtccatgATCCCTTTAGCCAAGTACGTTTAGCTAACAGTCAGTATTAGTCTCACACCTTGGCTTTATCTAAGAAATCTAAATCTTCATCTAAActggacagtggttgattgacaacctgcactattattttaccagagagagaaaatgaaactcCTACTGCTACTATGCTAATGACTgtatgtgttggtgctgagtgatgtAATAAATAGAGCTTTGTTtggtaacattaaaaaaaaaaacaataaattaaaaaaaataaaagtaaaacttcGGCCCAATATATCAGTCGATCTGTAATTACTCTTAATAACCTATTACTACTGATGCTAATAACAGTTATTAGTGCTAATAACCACCTATTACTGCAAATGCTAATAGCCAACGGttactgctaatgctaatagcCAACGGTTACTGCTAATGCTGATAacctactattactactaataacCTACTAAAACTGCTATTAacctactattactactaataacGACTATTACTACTAATGCTGATAACCTACTATTACTGCTAATAACCTACTATTACTGCTAATAACCAACTATTACTGCTAATAACCTACTATTACTGCTAATAACCTACTAttactgctaatgctaataacctactattactactaataacctactattactgctaataacctactattactgctaataacctactattactgctaatgctaataaccTACGATTACTGCTAATAACCTACGATTACTGCTAATAACCTACTATTACTGCTAATAACCTACTATTGCTAATAACCTACTATTACTGCTAATAACATACTATTACTGCTAATAACCTACTAttactgctaatgctaataaccTACGATTACTGCTAATAACCTACGATTACTGCTAATAACCTACTATTACTGCTAATAACCTACTACTGCTAATAACCTACTATTACTGCAATAACAACTATTACTGCTATAACTACTATTACTGCTATTAACCTACGATTAACTATAATAACACTATTACTACAATAACaactattactactaataacCACTATACTCTATAACCTACTATTACAGCTAATAacctactattactactaatgCTAATAACCTACGATTACTGCTAATAACCTACGATTACTGCTAATAACCTACTATTGCTAATAACCTACTATTACTGCTAATAACATACTATTACTGCTAATAACCTACTATTACTGCTATTAACCTACGATTACTACTAATAACaactattactactaataacaactattactactaataacCTACTATTACTGCTATTAACCTACGATTACTACTAATAACAACTATTACTACTAATGCTAATAacctactattactactaataacCTAATATTACTGCTATTAACCTAATATTACTGCTATTAacctactattactactaataacCTACTATTACTGCTGATAACCTACATCTTATACTATATACTACTATTACTGCTAAACCTACATATCTACTAATAACCTACTATTACTGCTAATAacctactattactactaataacCTACTATTACTGCTAATAACCTACTATTACTGCTAATAACCTACTATTACTACAAATAACCTACTATTACTACAAATAACCTACGATTACTGCTATTAACCTACGATTACTACTAATAACAACTATTACTACTAATGCTAATAacctactattactactaataacCTAATATTACTGCTAATAACCTAATATTACTACTAATAacctactattactactaataacctactattactgctaataactattactgctaataacctactattactactaataacCTAATATTACTGCTATTAACCTACTATTACTGCTATTAacctactattactactaataacAACTATTACTACTAATGCTAATAACCTACTGTAACTGCTAATAACCTAGTATTACTACTAATAacctactattactactaataacCTACTATTACTGCTATTAACCTACTATTACTGATAATAACTATTACTGCTATTAACCTACTATTACTGATAATAACTATTACTGCTAATAACAACTATTACTACTAATGCTAATAACCTACTATTACTGCTATTAACCTACTATTACTGCTAATAACCTACTATTACTGCTATTAACCTACTATTACTGTTAATAACTATTACTGCTAATAACCGactattactactaataacCGAGTATCACTACTAGTAACCGAGTATCACTACTAGTAACCGAGTATCACTACTAGTAACTGAGTATCACTACTAATAACCAAGTACCACTACTAATaactattactactaataacCGAGTATTACTACTAATAACTGAGTATCACTACTAATAACTGAGTATCACTACTAATAACCGAGTATCACTACTAATaactattactactaataacCGAGTATTACTACTAGTAACCGAGTATCACTACTAATAACCAAGTACCACTACTAATaactattactactaataacCGAGTATTACTACTAATAACTGAGTATCACTACTAATAACCGAGTACCACTACTAATAACTATTACTACTAGTAACCGAGTATTACTACTAATAACTGAGTATCACTACTAGTAACCGAGTATCACTACTAGTAACCGAGTATCACTTCTAATAACCGAGTATCACTACTAGTaactattactactaataacTGAGTATCACTACTAGTAACCGAGTATCACTACTAGTAACTGAGTATCACTACTAATAACCGAGTATCACTACTAGTaactattactactaataacTGAGTATTACTACTAGTAACCAAGTATCACTACTAATAACCGAGTATCACTACTAATAACTATTACTACTAGTAACCGAGTATTACTACTAGTAACCGAGTATCACTACTAATAACCGAGTATCACTACTAGTAACCAAGTATCACTACTAATAACCGAGTATCACTACTAATaactattactactaataacCAAGTATCACTACTAATAACTGAGTATCACTACTAATAACTGAGTATCACTACTAATAACTGAGTATTACTACTAGTAACCGAGTATTACTACTAATAACCGAGTATCACTACTAATAACTGAGTATTACTACTAGTAACCGAGTATTACTACTAATAACCGAGTATCACTACTAATAACTGAGTATCACTACTAATAACTGAGTATTACTACTAGTAACCGAGTATTACTACTAGTAACCGAGTATCGCTACTAATAACCGAGTATCACTACTAATAACTGAGTATCACTACTAATAACTGAGTATTACTACTAGTAACCGAGTATTACTACTAGTAACCGAGTATCACTACTCACCCTATTAATGTGACTCTTGGCTTTGCTAAAAGAAAACGTGACTCAAAGGATGAGTTGGAGTAAATATACGTAATCTGGTCTGATCAGCTCTAATGAaggtgtcctcctcctcctcctcctcctcctcctcctcctcctcctcctcctcctcttcctcctcttcctcttcctcctcctcctcctgtcctcctcctcttcctcctcctcctcctcctcctcctctcctcctctcttcctcctcctcttcctcctcctcttcctccttcctcttcctcctcctcctcccccctgtcctccttctcctcctcctcttcctcctcctcctcctgtcctcctcctcttcctcctcctcctcctcctcctcttcctcctcttcatcctccttttcctcttcctcctcctccttctcctcctcctctacctcctccttcttctcctcctcctcctcctcctcctcttcctcctcccccctgtcgtcctcctcctcctcatcctcctcctcctcctccttcttcctcctccgcctccttctcctcctcctccttctttctcctcctcttcctcctcctcctcttcatcctcctcctcttcctcctcctcccccctgtcgtcctcctcctcctcctcctcctcctccccctgtcctcctcctccgcctgtcctccgcctccttctcttcctcctcctcttcctcctcctcttcctcctcctcctcttcctccttcctcttcctcctcctcccccctgtcctcctcctcccccctgtcctcctcctcctccctcctcctcctcctcctccctcctccctctcctcttcctcctccttctcctcttcctcctcctcctcctcctcttcctccttctcctcctcctctcctcctcctcttcctcctcctcctcctcctcctcctctctcctcctcccctgtcgtcctcctcctcctcatcctcctcctcctcctccttcttcctcctcctcttcctccttcctcttcctcctcctcctcccccctgtcctcctcctcctcctcctcttcctcctcctcctctcatcctcctcctcctcctcctctcctccccctcctcctcctccgcctccttctcctcctcctccttttctcctccctcttcctcctcctcctcttcatcctcctcctcttctctcctcccccttcctcctcctcctcctcctcctcctcccctgtcctcctcctcccttcctcccctcctcttcctcctcctcttcctcctcctctcctcctcctcctcttcctccttccttcctcctcctccccctgtcctcctccctccctgtcctcctcccctccctcctcctcctcctcctccctcctcctccttcctcttcctcctcctctcctcttcctcctcctcctcctctcttcctcctcctcctccctcctcctcccccctgtcctcctcctcccccctgtcctcctcttcctccttcctcttcctcctcccccctgtcctcctcctcctccctcctcctcctccctcctccctcttcctcttcctcctccttctcctcttcctccttctcctcctcttcctcctcctcctcctcctcctcctcctcttcctcttcctcttcctcctccccctctttctcctcctcctccttcttcctcctcctcttcctccctcctcttcctccttcctcctcctcttctcctcctcttcctcctcctcctcctcctcctcctcctcctcctcctcctcctctcctcttcctcctcctcttcctcctccctcctcctctttctcctcctcctccttcttcctcctcctcttcctccttcctcttcctcctcctcctcccccctgtcctcctcctcctcctcttcctcctcatcctcctcctcttcctcctcccccctgtcctcctccccccgtcctcctcctcctcccttctccctcctcctcctcctcctcctcctccctcctccctcttcgtcttcctcctccttctcctcttcctcctcctcctcctcttcctactccctcctcctcctcctcctcctcctcctcccccctgtcttcctcctccccctcctcctcttcctcttcctccttcctcttcctctccctcctcctcttcctcctcctcctcctccctcctcctcctcttcctcctcctcctcctcctccccctctttctcctcctcctccttcttcctcctcctcttcctccttcctcttcctcctcctcctcccccctgtcctcctcctcctccttcttcgtcctcctcctcctccttcttcctcctcctcctcctcctcctcctcctcctcttcctcttcctccccctcctcctcctccccctcttcctcctcctcctccttcttcctcctcctcttcctccttcctcttcctcctcctcctcccccctgtcctcctcctccttcttcctcctcctcttcctcctcctcctcccccctgtcctcctcctcctcttcctccttcctcttcctccttcctcttcctctccctcctcctcttcctcctcctcctcctccctcctcttcctctccccccgtcctcctcttcctcctcctcctcctccctcctcctcctccctcctccctcctccctcctcctcctcctcctcttcctcttcctctctcctcctcctcctcttcttcctcttcttccccctcctcctcttccccctcctcctcttcctcctcctcctcctcctccccctgtcctcctcctcctcctcctcctcctcctcctcctcctcttcctcttcctcttcctcctcctcctcccctccttcctcttcctcctcctcctccccctgtcctcctcctcctcctcctccctcctccctcctcctcctccctcctccctcctcctcctcctccctcctcctcttcctcctccccctcctcttcctcctcctcctccccctgtcctcctcctcctcctcctcttcctctcctcctcctcctcctcttcctcctcctcctcctcctcctcctcctcctctgattctTATTCCCTGTGTTTCCAGGTTCGGACCCTATGGAATTCCCATCACAGTGTTTCCCAGACGTGACGACCGGACTCGTCCTCCGATGTCTCCGCTGGTTACCAACGACGACGACTCCTCCCCCAAACATGAAGATGTGTCCGTCATCCCTCAGGCTACGCCCACTTCCGAACCGTGGTCGTCCAAACCGCCGCCGCTGTTCCAGGAGGGGGCGCCGTACCCCCCCCCTCTGTTCATCAGGGACACCTACAACCAGGCCTTACCTCAGCCGCTGCCGCGCAAGATCAAACGGCCAAAGCGGCGCTATCGCTGCGAGGAGCCCACCTCCATCATGAACGCCATCAAGCTCCGCCCCCGCCAGGTGCTTTGTGACAAGTGTAAAGGTGTGGTGTCTTCAGGTGGGCACCGGGAGGCCCGACGGGGCCCGGTGGACCTTCGGGGCGAGGAGGCGTCCCGGCGGCGGAGGGCGGCGGAGGCGCCGATCTCATCGGAGGTGAAGCGGCTGAGGAGCGACGACAAAGGAGGACGTTCTTCATCAGGGATCCGAGTGTCATCTTCATCAGCGTCTTCCTCTCGCCGCGTCCTGAGGGGCATCGctccgccctcctcctcctcctcgtccggCCGCATGCGTCTGAAGCTGAACTCTAAGAAGGTTCTGACCAAAGGTTCCGCCGTGGACCGCTCCAAAGCACGGCAGGTTCTCCAGAAACTAGCCAGGAGCTCTCAGACCCCACACCGTCGGCCCAaagaccagaaccagagccagaaccagagccagagccagagccagagccaggaCCGGCCCAAAGCCGTGACCCGAGCCGCTGCCCTGCAGAACCACAACCAGAAGGTTCACTTCACCCGGCGGCTGCAGCACCTGAGCGGCGCCGCCGTCGGCTCCGCCTCGCCGCTGCCGCCCAGGATGCGCCTCAAACCTCAAAGGTACCGTACCGATGAAGGCCAGGCGccatgctcctcctcctcgccccccAAACCAGTGTTAAGCTGCGCCCCCTCTCCAAAACCAGCCCCCCCtctggaggtgaaggaggaggtggggcaAGTGGTGGAACTTCCCCCtgcccccgcctcctcctctctagaCTCCTCCCACTCAGAGTGCAGCTCCTCAGAGACATTTGACCCGCCCCCTCCTGGGGGCACGCCCCTCTCCACTTCTCCTcccgcctccctcccctcctcctcctctcctttgaCCCCGCCCCCCACAGTAGATGGTGAGGAGGCGCAGGCCggcggcgaggaggaggaggaggagggggaggtggagggaggtgaACTAAAGAGACGCCGTAAGTCTtccacatcctcctcttcctcctcgtcttcgtcGTCGTCCTCCGTCTTCTCCAAGTCCGTGTCCAAATGTCTCCTCCCCGACGGCCGGACCGTGTGTGTCGGCGACATCGTCTGGGCCAAGATCTACGGCTTCCCGTGGTGGCCGGCCCGAGTGCTCGCCATCATGGTGGCGCGGCGTGGCGACACGGGGCTGGCGGTACGGCAGGAGGCGCGAGTGTCGTGGTTCGGTTCCCCCACCACGTCCTTCCTGCCGCTGTCCCAGCTGTCCCCCTTCCTCGAGACTTTCCAGTCACGCTTcgacaggaagaggaaggggcCGTACCGCCGCGCCATCGCCGAGGCCGCCAGCGCCGCCAAGCAGCTCACGCCTGAAGTTCGGGCTCTGCTCACACAGTTTGAGACGTAGCGCCGGCTACACCTGGCCACGCCCTTACAGGAAGTGGGAGGAGCTCACCCCTGGAAGAGGGAGGGGCCTCTAGTAACCCTGGCAGTGTCAGGTGGGCAGGGGGTGGGGCTTATTGCTGCAGTCTCCTCCCCCTTCAGTTTTAGCAGGTGTCCGTCACAGTGTTTCTACCCGTCATGCTGATGACATCAGACAGGATGCATCATGGGAATGAGAAGAAAGCAGCCTGATGATTGGCTCGAAAAATAAACACTAAGGTCCCaaagctaatgctaagctaacagttgAGATGGTTGAGACGCTGTGACGCTCTCTTGCTTGGTTCTGCTTGGTTCTACTGGTTCCACTGAGGAACACAGTGAAACTTTTCTGTTCCAACAGACTTAAAGAGAAACTGTGAAACACAAGGTGTTGTCCAAACTGAGGCCGGGGTCCCAAACATGGTCAGAACCGTCTGTGATTGGCTCTGCTACCGTGGTAACCACACCTCTAGCCAATCAGCTGGGACTGTGATGAGTGTTTGAGACCCTGAGCCTGAGTTTATCAACAGACGGACAGGTAGGACACACTGACTGTTAGACAGACGAAGATGAAGGTGGATTTTCCCTCTCTGCTGTTTGTAGTTTGATCCGTCTGTTTGCAGATCAGAGATTCTGAACTAAAATCACGATAAGAATCGACTGTAatgttttttctcctgttttaaaTCTATTAATAAACTGTCAAACTTCTCTTTcaatcgtcgtcgtcgtcatttGAACCTTtcactcttcttctgtggtggtttTACTGAAGGAGCCCAGCCGGTGCCTTGCTCAGTGGCAGCTGGCTGCAGACCTCAGACTTTCTCACCTGCAAACAGATGTTTGTTAAATGTGTCTCCAGAGCTGCTTTTACCAGAAACGCCAGCAACAGTTTCTGTTCAGAACAGTTTTAGACTCAAACATGGAACCAgagactctgattggtcgacAGGGTCATGTGACATGTTGCTGATTTCAGGTAAAAACACCTCTGATCGCCAGAGTGGGAAAATACCAGCAGGTACTGTCTAATCTCTGGAGCATCACATCTGGCCTTGGTTCAGAGGTCATCGTCGGCCTCCAGGCGAGAACCAGCTGCTGTTGTCATAGCAACAAGcagagatcagctgatcaggaTCATTGATCTGTTTATCACtagttttagtttctgttttcaccCCATGTCCTTGAAACACCTGTACACACACTTACCTGTATAATACACACACCTTATAATACACACACCTGTACTCAGTGAATATTCACACATCTGACGCCATCGTTAacctcgtctctctctctgcagcacaacactgaagagCTGCTGACACCAAGCGTCCtgcgctgtgattggctgagaggcTGAGAGGCCGtgcgctgtgattggctgagaggcTGGAGGTCGATCACATGgacataaataatattatttaagTAAAGAgcttatatttataaaaagaagaaaatgtattgATCAGGTtcatctggtctctgagtgtTTCCATGGATACCAGGTTCAAACCAAGTTTTGTGTCCTGCAATCACCAATCAGATCATTGACCAGTCAGATcattgaccaatcagatcacagaccaatcagatcacagaccaatcagatcattgaccaatcagatcacagaccaatcagatcactgaccaatcagatcacagaccaatcagatcattgaccaatcagatcacAGACCAATCAGATCACAGGACGGCCTTATAGTTTGAACTCTGCTCTCCATGGAAACCGGGCAGTGATGGACTCTAGCACCTGAACATGACCTCACAAGTAGATGGATTAGACTCCACCCCCTTCCATTCACCTGAGATAGTGACAGAGTGAGACGTGTTAGCCTAGCATAGCACTGCTAGCTCCTCCCTGCAGCAGATGGAGTTTTATTTGAGGTACATCTGATCTGATTGGTGGAAGAGTTCAGGTAAACGAGGTCAGTTTAAACATTCAAACAGCTAATGAATAAAATCACCTGGTTGACTTCGATGGTACAAAGCTAACCCTTGTATCTCCAtggtaaccaatgccatcaccTGCTGTTAGAGGTAAAACACTTGAAGTTCAGACTCTATCAGCTGCTTCAGTCACGtcaacattaatattaatatgaattaaaaacatGATTCACTTTCATccatattattaataataatgatatcaaacgatattaatattaatcttGACTTGAAGCCTTTGATGTggttatttttatgtttcacttcctgcagatgaaagaataaaataaaagtaaacatgcCTCTACAGTGACATGAGaagtttaaattcattttatttaagattCAGCTCATGACCAGAAAACTCCTCATGACATCGAGATCTGAACAAGTGTTGAACCAAGAAACCTGAGAGGAACTGGTTTAAAGTCAGACTAACCTTCGTCTGAACTGGTTTAAACTGGTCTGAAACTGGTTTAACCTGGTCTGAACTGGTTTAAACTGGTCTGAAACTGGTTTGACTTGGTCTGAACTGGTTTAAACTGGTCTGaaactggtttaaactggtCTGAACTGGTTTAACCTGGTCTGAACTGGTTTAAACTGGTCTGAAACTGGTTTAACCTGGTCTGAACTGGTTTAAACTGGTCTGTAACTGGTTTAACTTGGTCTGTAACTGGTTTATCTTGGTCTGaaactggtttaaactggtCTGAACTGGTTTAACTTGGTCTGAACTGGTTTAACCTGGTCTGAAACTGTTTAAACTGGTCTGaaactggtttaaactggtCTGAACTGGTTTAAGCCTGTTATATAGATGTTAAAATATCCtcagatgattttatttctttgaccTGAAATGATGCAAACACAACATGATTATTGTACAAAGTGCAGATgagaaataaatgcaataaacagACTGCATGTGTGAAACAACTTGTCGTGTTATGACTAATCCGACCAGATCTCCATCAGCTGATGGGTTGGTGCTTAAAGTCAATGAAACATGTAAATGAGTTCAGGTCCGACCTGAACAGGTGTCTCAGGTGGgtctaaaacattaaaaatgagtCAGACCTTGGTTCTGGTGCGTTTGGAGTGATT from Mugil cephalus isolate CIBA_MC_2020 chromosome 15, CIBA_Mcephalus_1.1, whole genome shotgun sequence encodes:
- the pwwp2a gene encoding PWWP domain-containing protein 2A, encoding MAAVAAEPGAAAVPTTTATAATDDEGPLEPGPDGPGLPGAPTEPGELRKSSSAVAVLRMEDGGDGEDRHVRPELEPAAGKTSTATDDAVGTGPVDPPGTGPVDRFSPGLPGDPEGGGNVSVQEAYRSIPPDPQPSAVFLHSFPAPPPATEAGLSLAEPAEPTTNVTTDRAESAGRDRGFTALVQAELNPGPAEDAALDGTGDRLPFPNDPDPDAGYSENSAGTEEPASPSCRSPKRRLVPEAVKQEKPSGEESGPEPGLAPPLASVQGLSPGSEVRVSLDHVIDDALVVSFRVGEKVFSGVLMDVSKRFGPYGIPITVFPRRDDRTRPPMSPLVTNDDDSSPKHEDVSVIPQATPTSEPWSSKPPPLFQEGAPYPPPLFIRDTYNQALPQPLPRKIKRPKRRYRCEEPTSIMNAIKLRPRQVLCDKCKGVVSSGGHREARRGPVDLRGEEASRRRRAAEAPISSEVKRLRSDDKGGRSSSGIRVSSSSASSSRRVLRGIAPPSSSSSSGRMRLKLNSKKVLTKGSAVDRSKARQVLQKLARSSQTPHRRPKDQNQSQNQSQSQSQSQDRPKAVTRAAALQNHNQKVHFTRRLQHLSGAAVGSASPLPPRMRLKPQRYRTDEGQAPCSSSSPPKPVLSCAPSPKPAPPLEVKEEVGQVVELPPAPASSSLDSSHSECSSSETFDPPPPGGTPLSTSPPASLPSSSSPLTPPPTVDGEEAQAGGEEEEEEGEVEGGELKRRRKSSTSSSSSSSSSSSSVFSKSVSKCLLPDGRTVCVGDIVWAKIYGFPWWPARVLAIMVARRGDTGLAVRQEARVSWFGSPTTSFLPLSQLSPFLETFQSRFDRKRKGPYRRAIAEAASAAKQLTPEVRALLTQFET